DNA from Bdellovibrionota bacterium:
GACCATGCCGAGGTTGAAGCGAGCGGATGAATCTTTCGGATTCAGATCCAGCGCTCTTTGCAATTCGATCGCCGCGCCGGCGAACTGTTTTTTCTGGAGGTAGGCGATGCCGAGATTGGTATGCGCCTGTTGATAATCGGGTTTGATCGACGTGGCGCGCTCAAATTTGACCATCGCTCGGTCGACGTCGTCCGCTCTTGCGTACGCCATGCCGGCGTTGTAGTAAAGCGTCGCGTCCTTCTGCGCCAGTTCCGCCGCGCGCTCGTACGCCGAACCCGATTCGTTAAATTTCCCGAGTTCAAATAGGGCGGCGCCATAGTTCTTCCACGCTTCCAAATCGTTGGGCCGTTTTTGAGTGACCTTTTCCAGATTGCCCGCCGCCTCGTTCCACTTCTTTTGCTGAATTCGGACGGCCGCGAGATTGTACCCAGCGTCCATATTTTCGCCGTCGAGATCGAGCGCCTTTTGAAAGGCGTTTTCTCCCAACGCCGGTTCCTTCTTTTGGACATAGGCGACGCCCAAATCAAAATAGGCGGCACTTAATTTCGGATCGATCCGCGTCGCGGTTTCGAGCGATCGAATCGCATTTGCGAGATCGCCATTCTTGAGTTGAAGCGCCCCCAATTGGCGATGCGCCTGGGCGCTCTTCGGATCCAGTTTCACCGCGTTCAAGAGAAAAGGCGCCGCTTCTTTATTCTTTCCTTTTTGCAACAAGATCGAGCCGACGGCGAGCTGGGCTGTCCCATCGGCCGGTTTCCGTTTCACCACCTCCCGATAGGCCTTTTCGGCCTCGTCATTCTTGCCGCTCTCCAACTGAATCGCGCCGATAAGCCGCCAGGCTTCGGTCATATGGGGATCGAGCGAAATCGCGTTTTCTACCTCCGGAAGGGCCTCCGCCTTAAGGCCTTGGTGATAGAGCGCCGCGCCCAGACCATAATGGCTCTCCGCATGCTTCGGCTTTTTTCCCAACACCGCGCGGAATTCCTGTTCGGCCCGCCGGTACTGGCCGTCGGCGAGATAGGCCTTTCCCAAGTATTCGTGCGGCGCTACGAGAGCGGGATTGAGTTCCTCGGCCCGGCGGAAGCTGTCGACCGCATCTTTTGTCTTGTTTTGCCGCCATTGGATTTGACCTAAGCCCATCCAGATCTCGAAGCGCTTGGGCATCAGCTGCGCGGCCCTTTGAATCATCTCCTCCGCGCGTTCCATTTTGTTCTGGCGGATATAGATGGCCCCCATGTTGAAATAGGCTTCGCCGAAATCGGCTTTGAGCTCCGCCGCCCGTTGATACGAGATCAGCGCGGCGTCATATTTTTTCTGCGCGGAGTAGACGCTTCCCAAGCCATAATGCGAATCGGCGTAGTTGGGATTGATTTTGAGCGCATTTTTGAATGCGGCTTCGGCTTCCACTTGGTTTTCCGTTCCCAAGTAAGCCATGCCGAGGTTGTGAAGAAACTCCACCCGCTTTGGTTCCAGAACGATCGCGCGCTTAAATTCGGAGATCGCCTGCGGATATTGTTTGGTCTTTAGGTATTCGGTTCCGAGGTGGAAATAGCGAACGGCCGCGGCGTCCTGTCCGACGGCGTTGTGCGTCGCCGCAAAAAGGGTCATGAAAAACAACAAAAGAACGCGAAGGCGGCTCATTTCTTTTTTTTCAATCTGCCCAAAAGGCTCTCTCTCGGGCCTGTGATATTTTCGCCTGCCTCCTCCGCAAATGCACGAAGAAGTTCTTCCTGCTTTTTGGTCAGCCGCTGGGGGATCGTGACCTTAATCTCCATATAATGGTTGCCCCGCCCCTGCCTTCTCAGGCGCGGCACCCCCTTTTCTTTCAGTGTGACGACATCTCCGGATTGTGTTCCCCGGGCGATTTGAACTCGCTCGGGCCCGTCGATCGTTTCCACCTCGACTTCGGTGCCCAGCGCCGCCTGTGACATGCCGATTTCGACCTGCGTGTAAAGATGCTCTCCTTCCCGCCGAAAGCGGGGATCCGGTTGGACCCGAAGGGCCACGTATAGATCCCCGGCCGGTCCGCCGCGGGATCCGCCCTCCCCTTCTCCGGCCAGTCGCACCTGAATCCCGTTGTCCACGCCGGGAGGGATCATGACCTGAACTTTTTTCTTTTCCGATGTTCGCCCTTCACCATCACAGATTTTGCACGGGTGCGTCACCATCCGCCCGGTGCCCCGGCAACGCGGGCAGGTGGTCTGGACGGAGAAAAACCCTTGGACGTGGCGAACCTGGCCGTGGCCGCCGCAGGTTCCGCACACGATGGGGGCGTGGCCGGACTCCGCGCCTATTTCATTGCAGGATTTGCAGGCGATCGATCGTTCGACGTCGATCTCGCGGACGCAACCGAAGATCGCGTCGCGAAAGGAGATTTCGAGGCCGGTTTGGAGATCCCCACCGGACATCGGTCCGTGCCTCCGGCGATGCCCCCCGCCCGAACCAAATCCGAAAAAGGAATCGAAGAGATCGGAGAAACTCGAGAAAACGTCCTCGACGCCCGAAAAACCTTGAAAGCCCCGGCCGCGCAGCCCCTCGTGCCCGAACTGGTCGTAGATTCGGCGCTTCTCGGCGTCGTGGAGGACCTCGTAGGCCTCCGAGGCCTCCTTGAATTTCTCTTCCGCCTCGGCGTTTCCGGGATTTAGGTCCGGATGGTATTGCTTGGCAAGCTGGCGGTAGGACTTCTTGATCTCCGCCTCGGACGCTGTGCGCGGGACGGATAAAATCTCGTAGTAATCCCGTTTGGTCACAGATGCACTACAAGATAAGTACGCCCCGCCGTTTCACAAGGCGTTGGTTCTCTTAAAACTTCAGCGCAAGCACGAACGCGATGACCCAAGCGTAGATGACCAGTGACTCAATAAACACAAGGCCGAGCATCCATGGGAGAAACATCTTTTCCGCCGCGCCGGGGTTTCGCGAAATGCCAGTTACCGCAGCAGCCAGCACTCTACTCTGGCCCAAGGCCCCTCCAAAAGCAGCAACAGCAATGGCAATGCCGGCTGTAAAGCCCAACCACTTTTGCACATCGCTGCTTAAACGCGATTTTCCGGCGTCCTGTTCCGCCCCCGTTGCCGTTGGCGCCGCGGCCCCTTCTTGCTCCGCAAAAGCAACTACCGGCAATGCTACCCACAGCGCCAAGAAAGAGCCGACGATCACCTTTTTCCAAATAATCCACTTACACATGTCCAACCATTCTCCTTTCTTAATGTTTATGGGCAACGGCGCCCGAAATGTAAACCGTCGTTAACAAGGTAAAAATAAACGCCTGCATGAATGAGACGAACACCCCCAAAAGCATGAAAGGAATCGGGACCACATACGGCACCAGTCCCGAAAAGATTCCTACGACCAGATGGTCGGCAAAGATGTTGGCGTACAACCGGACTGAGAGTGTAACCGGACGTATGACAATCGCCAAAAGTTCAATTGGCACGTACAGGGCATTCAGCAGGAGAACGGACAACACGATTCCCACCCATTTGATGGGGCTTTTCGATCGGCCGAGCGAGATGGGTGCAACGAAGTGTGTGAAATAGGCTATTCCGTGTTCTCGAAAGCCGAAGTAATTAAATGCGAGAAATGAAATCGTGGCTAATGCAGCGCCCGTAACCCAGTTTTCCGTCGGCGGAAGAAAGCCAGGGATCAAGCCGATTAAATTGCAGACAAATAGGAAGAAAAAAATCGAGCCGACAAATGGAAGATATTTTCTCCCACCATGGCCAATGATTTCCTCGCATAGCGCCGTCCACATATTTAGAAATACTTCAAAAATCGACTTGAGACTGAATCTCCCATCGGGAACGACATTTCGCTTTGCGTCTCGGAGACCAGGATAGAGAAATATCGTTCCCCCTGCCAGAAGGACCATACCGAATCCTGCGGTTACTACATGGAGATTTCGGTGGTCGACGCCGGGGAAGTACGCCTGAAAAAATGTAAAAGGATGCTCCATTGCGTCCTCAAGCCGAGAGCTGATGCGCTACCCGTCCCGTGGCGACCAAGGTGGTGAGAACCACCGCCGAAGCACCCAGGCCGAAAGCCACAATGTTCACGGGCAAATATTTCAAAAGGAGAAATCCTGCGCCAAGAAATAGAGCCAGTTTCACCCCAAGCAATACTGTGGC
Protein-coding regions in this window:
- a CDS encoding tetratricopeptide repeat protein, which translates into the protein MSRLRVLLLFFMTLFAATHNAVGQDAAAVRYFHLGTEYLKTKQYPQAISEFKRAIVLEPKRVEFLHNLGMAYLGTENQVEAEAAFKNALKINPNYADSHYGLGSVYSAQKKYDAALISYQRAAELKADFGEAYFNMGAIYIRQNKMERAEEMIQRAAQLMPKRFEIWMGLGQIQWRQNKTKDAVDSFRRAEELNPALVAPHEYLGKAYLADGQYRRAEQEFRAVLGKKPKHAESHYGLGAALYHQGLKAEALPEVENAISLDPHMTEAWRLIGAIQLESGKNDEAEKAYREVVKRKPADGTAQLAVGSILLQKGKNKEAAPFLLNAVKLDPKSAQAHRQLGALQLKNGDLANAIRSLETATRIDPKLSAAYFDLGVAYVQKKEPALGENAFQKALDLDGENMDAGYNLAAVRIQQKKWNEAAGNLEKVTQKRPNDLEAWKNYGAALFELGKFNESGSAYERAAELAQKDATLYYNAGMAYARADDVDRAMVKFERATSIKPDYQQAHTNLGIAYLQKKQFAGAAIELQRALDLNPKDSSARFNLGMVYFQREEYPNAIGELEKAVSLDPKNTDAQNYLGQAYSKVGKSDKAIEAYGKSIQLDSGAEVTKASRNIDRGKLLLQEGQVDEAIKEYQSVLKKRPKDADALFGLGQAYAKQRKKKEAIFQYRAYLKHYPKGPEAKTAQKEIDRLTKK
- the dnaJ gene encoding molecular chaperone DnaJ, whose protein sequence is MTKRDYYEILSVPRTASEAEIKKSYRQLAKQYHPDLNPGNAEAEEKFKEASEAYEVLHDAEKRRIYDQFGHEGLRGRGFQGFSGVEDVFSSFSDLFDSFFGFGSGGGHRRRHGPMSGGDLQTGLEISFRDAIFGCVREIDVERSIACKSCNEIGAESGHAPIVCGTCGGHGQVRHVQGFFSVQTTCPRCRGTGRMVTHPCKICDGEGRTSEKKKVQVMIPPGVDNGIQVRLAGEGEGGSRGGPAGDLYVALRVQPDPRFRREGEHLYTQVEIGMSQAALGTEVEVETIDGPERVQIARGTQSGDVVTLKEKGVPRLRRQGRGNHYMEIKVTIPQRLTKKQEELLRAFAEEAGENITGPRESLLGRLKKKK
- a CDS encoding ATP synthase F0 subunit C, whose protein sequence is MCKWIIWKKVIVGSFLALWVALPVVAFAEQEGAAAPTATGAEQDAGKSRLSSDVQKWLGFTAGIAIAVAAFGGALGQSRVLAAAVTGISRNPGAAEKMFLPWMLGLVFIESLVIYAWVIAFVLALKF
- the atpB gene encoding F0F1 ATP synthase subunit A; translated protein: MEHPFTFFQAYFPGVDHRNLHVVTAGFGMVLLAGGTIFLYPGLRDAKRNVVPDGRFSLKSIFEVFLNMWTALCEEIIGHGGRKYLPFVGSIFFFLFVCNLIGLIPGFLPPTENWVTGAALATISFLAFNYFGFREHGIAYFTHFVAPISLGRSKSPIKWVGIVLSVLLLNALYVPIELLAIVIRPVTLSVRLYANIFADHLVVGIFSGLVPYVVPIPFMLLGVFVSFMQAFIFTLLTTVYISGAVAHKH